A stretch of the Nitratifractor salsuginis DSM 16511 genome encodes the following:
- a CDS encoding cytochrome-c peroxidase has translation MKALLISLAIFAGIFSLPSFFPEKPLKVPSDEVLRQEALESGYRPIPKTRAGLMREVNGTYNPMTPAKIALGKKLFFDPILSRDRTVSCASCHILAEGGDDNRPAAIGYHGRINPHHLNSPTVLNAALEKYEFWDGRVHTVEEQAGGPIQAPFEMNLTPKEAVARLKKDPQYRQTFAKVFGKEGVTFHNIRMAIGAYERTLLTRGAFDEFLEGNTGALSPAAKRGLTLFMHKGCKGCHSGMSVGGQFVKRFPLRAYLSDYLGFEFTPKFHMKSSEFPFDNVGDFHGRGGRDFFRVPVLRNIARTSPYFHNGAVKDLHEAVRIMSKYQIGHEFNKKQIEDVVAFLKSLSGKIVDYGY, from the coding sequence ATGAAAGCTTTGCTGATCTCTTTGGCCATCTTTGCCGGAATCTTTTCCCTCCCCTCCTTTTTCCCGGAAAAACCGCTCAAAGTCCCTTCCGACGAAGTCCTGCGCCAAGAAGCGCTCGAAAGCGGCTATCGCCCCATCCCCAAAACCCGTGCGGGCCTGATGCGGGAGGTCAACGGCACCTACAACCCGATGACCCCCGCCAAGATCGCCCTGGGGAAAAAGCTCTTCTTCGACCCCATCCTCTCCCGAGACCGCACCGTCAGCTGCGCCAGTTGCCACATTCTCGCCGAAGGGGGCGATGATAACCGCCCGGCGGCCATCGGCTATCACGGCCGCATCAACCCCCACCACCTCAACTCTCCCACAGTGCTCAACGCCGCTTTGGAGAAATATGAGTTCTGGGACGGAAGGGTCCACACCGTCGAGGAGCAGGCGGGCGGCCCGATCCAAGCGCCTTTTGAGATGAACCTCACCCCCAAAGAGGCGGTAGCGCGGCTCAAAAAGGATCCCCAATACCGCCAAACCTTTGCCAAGGTTTTCGGCAAAGAGGGGGTCACTTTCCATAATATCCGTATGGCCATCGGAGCCTATGAGCGAACCTTGCTGACCCGAGGCGCCTTCGACGAATTCCTCGAAGGCAACACCGGCGCCCTCTCCCCGGCAGCCAAACGGGGGCTGACCCTCTTTATGCACAAAGGATGCAAAGGGTGCCACAGCGGGATGAGCGTCGGGGGGCAATTCGTCAAACGCTTTCCCCTTCGCGCCTACCTCAGCGATTATCTCGGCTTTGAGTTCACACCCAAATTCCATATGAAAAGCAGTGAATTCCCCTTCGACAATGTCGGAGATTTCCACGGACGGGGCGGCAGGGATTTCTTCCGGGTTCCGGTGCTGCGCAACATCGCCAGGACCTCCCCCTACTTCCACAACGGCGCCGTCAAGGATCTGCACGAAGCGGTGCGGATCATGAGTAAATACCAGATCGGCCACGAATTCAACAAAAAGCAGATCGAAGATGTCGTCGCCTTTTTGAAATCCCTCAGCGGGAAAATCGTGGACTACGGGTATTGA
- a CDS encoding helix-turn-helix transcriptional regulator, giving the protein MRSLFFGAQERRCLVSDLEKGPGRLIRRFDISNGLVCLEASLEGEENPGFCKAVSGIDRMLAFLFVFKGRLDLQERREARSLSLKAAESAIVLSSRQDLLVQSPAKHPMHAFALFVGDFFIRRYLTQNRREPIDRLYTRLAAGVPFELIHRRPVDALSEYLIRHIRASSRKSTLSNIATEHRALELLIHQLGMIEWEDPAELSEEERLITDRAKAVLLQRYTEALTIPELARLVRSNDFKLKRAFKKRFGTTIHSYVQSLRLKEANRLLRDRMMSVSEVARAVGYRHPGHFSALFFERFGIYPGDLLKNPFRDGEKSRL; this is encoded by the coding sequence GTGAGGAGCCTTTTTTTCGGGGCCCAGGAGCGGCGCTGCCTCGTCAGCGACCTCGAAAAAGGCCCAGGAAGGCTCATCCGCCGGTTCGACATCTCCAACGGACTGGTCTGTCTGGAAGCCTCGCTAGAGGGGGAAGAGAATCCGGGCTTTTGCAAAGCGGTCAGCGGGATCGACCGGATGCTGGCCTTTCTCTTTGTCTTCAAAGGCCGGCTCGATCTCCAGGAACGCCGCGAGGCCCGATCGCTCAGTCTCAAGGCAGCAGAGAGTGCCATCGTGCTCAGCTCCCGTCAGGATCTGCTCGTCCAAAGCCCCGCCAAGCACCCGATGCACGCTTTTGCCCTCTTTGTGGGCGACTTCTTCATCCGCCGCTATCTGACGCAGAACCGCCGGGAGCCCATCGACCGCCTCTACACCCGATTGGCCGCCGGCGTCCCCTTTGAGCTGATCCACCGTCGCCCCGTGGATGCGCTTAGCGAATACCTCATCCGCCACATTCGCGCCTCCAGCCGCAAAAGCACGCTGAGCAACATCGCCACGGAACACCGGGCCCTCGAACTGCTGATCCATCAACTGGGGATGATCGAGTGGGAAGATCCCGCCGAGCTCAGCGAAGAGGAGCGGCTCATCACCGACCGGGCCAAGGCTGTGCTCCTGCAGCGCTACACCGAGGCGCTGACCATCCCGGAGCTGGCCCGGCTGGTGCGCAGCAACGACTTCAAACTCAAACGGGCCTTCAAAAAACGTTTCGGCACGACGATCCACAGCTATGTACAAAGCCTGCGCCTCAAAGAGGCCAACCGGCTCCTGCGGGATCGGATGATGAGCGTATCAGAGGTAGCCCGGGCGGTGGGGTATCGCCATCCGGGCCATTTCAGCGCCCTCTTTTTCGAGCGCTTCGGCATCTATCCCGGTGATCTGCTCAAAAATCCCTTTCGTGACGGTGAAAAATCCCGATTGTGA